The following are from one region of the Zonotrichia leucophrys gambelii isolate GWCS_2022_RI chromosome 1A, RI_Zleu_2.0, whole genome shotgun sequence genome:
- the CENPM gene encoding centromere protein M, whose product MAVLRPFDKLPRLNSGILLLVGSDEALQRQLAEAILHEKKDFNISIHLATSLPLPSERDHLRPRMDLVVFMIDIKSKYSLKNVETSLAYVDASFFLGKVCFLVTGVGRVNACSIETNAVRKLGETYCSPVLFCELELEGIRAATAQRLVRMLRICAGLVPGVSALSFVSLMRKSDDD is encoded by the exons ATGGCGGTGCTGCGGCCCTTCGACAAACTCCCGCGGCTCAACTCCGGCATCCTCCTG CTCGTGGGATCGGACGAGGCGCTGCAGCGGCAGCTGGCGGAGGCGATCCTGCATGAGAAGAAGGACTTCAACATCAGCAT TCACCTTGCTACATCCCTCCCCTTACCTTCCGAGAGGGATCATCTTCGACCCAGGATGGATCTGGTTGTGTTTATGATCGACATCAAGAGCAAGTACAG CTTGAAGAATGTTGAAACTTCCCTGGCTTATGTGGATGCCAGCTTCTTCCTGGGGAAAGTGTGCTTTCTTGTCACTGGGG ttggcAGGGTGAATGCTTGCAGCATTGAGACGAATGCTGTCCGTAAATTAGGAGAAACCtactgcagccctgtgctgttctGTGAGCTGGAG TTGGAAGGCATTCGAGCTGCTACTGCTCAACGACTTGTGCGGATGTTAAGGATCTGTGCTGGTCTTGTACCGGGAGTTTCTGCCTTGTCCTTTGTCTCGCTGATGAGGAAGTCTGATGATGATTAG